A stretch of the Theropithecus gelada isolate Dixy chromosome 7a, Tgel_1.0, whole genome shotgun sequence genome encodes the following:
- the DUT gene encoding deoxyuridine 5'-triphosphate nucleotidohydrolase, mitochondrial isoform X2 — protein sequence MAAGGDAAETPAISPSKRPRPAEEGGMQLRFARLSEHATAPTRGSARAAGYDLYSAYDYTIPPMEKALVKTDIQIALPSGCYGRVAPRSGLAAKHFIDIGAGVIDEDYRGNVGVVLFNFGKEKFEVKKGDRIAQLICERIFYPEIEEVQALDDTERGSGGFGSTGKN from the exons ATGGCCGCTGGCGGTGACGCCGCAG AGACACCCGCCATTTCACCCAGTAAGCGGCCCCGGCCTGCAGAAGAGGGCGGCATGCAGCTCCGCTTTGCCCGGCTCTCCGAGCACGCCACGGCCCCCACGCGGGGCTCCGCCCGGGCCGCGGGCTACGACCTGTACAG tGCCTATGATTACACAATACCACCTATGGAGAAAGCTCTTGTGAAAACGGACATTCAGATAGCGCTCCCTTCTGGGTGTTATGGAAGAGTAG ctccaCGGTCAGGCTTGGCTGCAAAACACTTTATTGATATAGGAG ctggTGTCATAGATGAAGATTATAGAGGAAATGTTGGTGTTGTACTGTTTAATTTTGGCAAAGAAAAGTTTGAAG TCAAAAAGGGTGATCGAATTGCACAGCTCATTTGCGAACGGATTTTTTATCCAGAAATAGAAGAAGTTCAA GCTTTGGATGACACCGAAAGGGGTTCAGGTGGTTTTGGTTCCACtggaaagaattaa
- the DUT gene encoding deoxyuridine 5'-triphosphate nucleotidohydrolase, mitochondrial isoform X1, whose amino-acid sequence MGARANKKSEGKGRRHPEAAARLRTPRAPSSWCPRACAASPRPSHGGDCFRGHVSGTRASSGWKPGARPEVPRSQPAQTLGEMTLLCPRPALCYHFLPSLLRSAMQNARGARQRAEAAGLSGPGPPLGLAAQHGTPWPLSSAGSLSRGCRGASTAGAAGWKGELPKPGGCPAPGQETPAISPSKRPRPAEEGGMQLRFARLSEHATAPTRGSARAAGYDLYSAYDYTIPPMEKALVKTDIQIALPSGCYGRVAPRSGLAAKHFIDIGAGVIDEDYRGNVGVVLFNFGKEKFEVKKGDRIAQLICERIFYPEIEEVQALDDTERGSGGFGSTGKN is encoded by the exons ATGGGGGCCCGAGCAAACAAGAAGAGCGAGGGCAAGGGGCGTAGGCACCCGGAGGCGGCAGCAAGACTCAGGACGCCAAGAGCACCGTCTTCCTGGTGCCCCAGGGCCTGCGCCGCCTCTCCACGCCCCTCGCACGGCGGCGACTGCTTCCGAGGTCATGTTTCCGGGACGCGCGCGTCTTCAGGGTGGAAGCCTGGCGCACGTCCGGAGGTGCCGAGAAGCCAACCAGCCCAAACTCTGGGGGAAATGACTCTCCTCTGCCCTCGCCCCGCGCTCTGCTACCATTTCCTTCCGTCTCTGCTTCGCTCAGCGATGCAAAACGCGCGAGGCGCACGGCAGAGGGCCGAGGCCGCGGGACTCTCTGGGCCAGGCCCGCCCCTCGGCCTCGCAGCGCAGCACGGGACGCCCTGGCCGCTGTCCAGCGCTGGCAGTCTGAGCCGAGGCTGTCGCGGAGCCAGTACAGCCGGGGCCGCGGGCTGGAAGGGCGAGCTTCCTAAGCCGGGGGGATGCCCGGCGCCCGGGCAGG AGACACCCGCCATTTCACCCAGTAAGCGGCCCCGGCCTGCAGAAGAGGGCGGCATGCAGCTCCGCTTTGCCCGGCTCTCCGAGCACGCCACGGCCCCCACGCGGGGCTCCGCCCGGGCCGCGGGCTACGACCTGTACAG tGCCTATGATTACACAATACCACCTATGGAGAAAGCTCTTGTGAAAACGGACATTCAGATAGCGCTCCCTTCTGGGTGTTATGGAAGAGTAG ctccaCGGTCAGGCTTGGCTGCAAAACACTTTATTGATATAGGAG ctggTGTCATAGATGAAGATTATAGAGGAAATGTTGGTGTTGTACTGTTTAATTTTGGCAAAGAAAAGTTTGAAG TCAAAAAGGGTGATCGAATTGCACAGCTCATTTGCGAACGGATTTTTTATCCAGAAATAGAAGAAGTTCAA GCTTTGGATGACACCGAAAGGGGTTCAGGTGGTTTTGGTTCCACtggaaagaattaa
- the DUT gene encoding deoxyuridine 5'-triphosphate nucleotidohydrolase, mitochondrial isoform X3 encodes MQLRFARLSEHATAPTRGSARAAGYDLYSAYDYTIPPMEKALVKTDIQIALPSGCYGRVAPRSGLAAKHFIDIGAGVIDEDYRGNVGVVLFNFGKEKFEVKKGDRIAQLICERIFYPEIEEVQALDDTERGSGGFGSTGKN; translated from the exons ATGCAGCTCCGCTTTGCCCGGCTCTCCGAGCACGCCACGGCCCCCACGCGGGGCTCCGCCCGGGCCGCGGGCTACGACCTGTACAG tGCCTATGATTACACAATACCACCTATGGAGAAAGCTCTTGTGAAAACGGACATTCAGATAGCGCTCCCTTCTGGGTGTTATGGAAGAGTAG ctccaCGGTCAGGCTTGGCTGCAAAACACTTTATTGATATAGGAG ctggTGTCATAGATGAAGATTATAGAGGAAATGTTGGTGTTGTACTGTTTAATTTTGGCAAAGAAAAGTTTGAAG TCAAAAAGGGTGATCGAATTGCACAGCTCATTTGCGAACGGATTTTTTATCCAGAAATAGAAGAAGTTCAA GCTTTGGATGACACCGAAAGGGGTTCAGGTGGTTTTGGTTCCACtggaaagaattaa